A segment of the Syntrophales bacterium genome:
GAAGATGTCCGCCGTGGTCTGCATGGCGTTCCGGCTGCGCGAACCGCCGCCGGAGACGCGGAGGGCCGTTATGGGGATCCGCGTCTTCTTTTCTATCCGCTCCTTACCTTCCCTCAACGCGTAAGCCAGTCCCTCCAGGATCGCCCGGTAGAGATGCCCCCGGGTGTGGACATCTCCGAAACCTATGACGGCACCCTTGGCTTCCGGTCCCGGAAGTTTCAGGCCCGGCGACCAGTAGGGTTGAAGCATGAGACCCATGGAACCCGGAGGAATATGGTCAACCAGACGGTCAAGAAGGACTTCCGCTTCCACATCCATGTCGGCCGCCTCGGCCAGCTCCGGATACCCGAATTCCTTCTTGAACCAGCTGACCATCCAGAACCCCCGGTATATCTGTATTTCCATAGTGTGGTGCGCGGGAATCGCCGAGGGATAGGCTGGAAGGAAGGGAATCGCTTCCATGTAGTTCCTGTTCGTCACGTTGATGGTAGCCGTGGTCCCGTAACTGAGACAGCCCACGGAGGGCTCGAGACTCCCGCAGCCGATCACTTCGCAGGCCTTGTCGGCGGCGGCGGCGATCAGGGGAATACCCCCGGGGATACCCGTTGCTTCGGCCGCTTCGCGGGTTATGATGCCCAGCGTTTCACTCTGGGGAACCAGGTCGGGAAGAAGGGACGGATCCATGGGCAGAACCCGCCACTTCCAGTCCCAGGACGGCGCCCATCGAAGATTTTTGTAGTCAAAGGGAATGTAACCCACCTGGCACCCGATTGAGTCGACAAAGGTACCGGTCAGACGAAAGGTCAGGTATCCTGAAAGCAGAAGGTATTTATGGGTCCGTTTCCATATGTCGGGCTGATAGGTCATGATCCAGTTCGCCTCGGCCTGGCTCTGGAAATAGGCGATGGTATCGGACATGCCGATGATCGAGAAGACGAGTCCCCAGAGGCCTCCCACGGGACGCATCTGCTCCGTTCTGCGCTGGTCCAGCCAGTGAATGAACGGGCGAAGCGGCATGCCCCGGCGGTCGACGGGAATGACGGTGCCCCTCTGGGTGGTCAGGGAGACGGCGGCCACACGGTTCTTGTCGATACCGCTCTTGTCCCAGAGCCCCCTGCAGCCCCTGCACAGGGCCTTCCAGTATACCTCGGGGTCCTGCTCCGCCCAGGCGGGCTGGGGCGACACATAGGGAGGATCGAAAGGGACAGACTCCATGGCCGCTATGCCCCCCGAGGAATCGAAGAGAATGGCCTTCAGGCTCTGGGTGCCGTTGTCTATGGCTAGCAGCAGGTCTTTGCCGTTCATCGTCCTCCTCACAACCGGAAGCGCTGTCGCGCCCTCCGGACCGTTTTTTTCAGGATTCCCTCTTTCTCCGCCGATGGAAGGGGTTTTCTTCCCGGGAGGCCGTAGGAGCGTTCCAGGATGTCACGGTAGCGGTTCCGTTCTTCCCGCCAGCGTTTTCCGCTCCATGGAAGAACGGGGCCGCAGCGGCGCTGAACCTCGTCGAGGAGTCCCATTCCTCCGTCGATCAGAAGAAGTCCCAGGCGGACACGCCGCAGGAGCAAGTCATCCAGGTGTTTCACCCCCTCACGGCGTGCCCCCTCGATTACCTCGGCCCAGAGTGTCGGCGTACCGCCGACGGACTTTACATCATCCGGTGAGGCCTCAGCGGTCATAAGCAAAGCCCTTTTCCCATATCGTCCGGCGAGCCGCTTCCAGGTCTCCTCCGGCAGATCAGGACCGACCGCCGCCCGGTCCGGGGGCGGCTCGAAAACCGGAACATCACGGTCAGGAGTCGTGCCTTCCGGCAGGTATTCAAAGACCTCGTTCAACGTGTCCCAGGCAATCCTTCGAAAGGTGGTCAGCTTTCCCCCCGTCACCGTTATCAGCCCCCGGTCCTTCCAGATAACATGGTCGCGGCTTTCCTCCGATGGGGCGCGGTTTCCCTCGGATACGACGGGTCTGACGCCGGCGAATGTCGCGATCCCCCGGTCCAGGCCGAGGGCCA
Coding sequences within it:
- a CDS encoding FGGY-family carbohydrate kinase gives rise to the protein MNGKDLLLAIDNGTQSLKAILFDSSGGIAAMESVPFDPPYVSPQPAWAEQDPEVYWKALCRGCRGLWDKSGIDKNRVAAVSLTTQRGTVIPVDRRGMPLRPFIHWLDQRRTEQMRPVGGLWGLVFSIIGMSDTIAYFQSQAEANWIMTYQPDIWKRTHKYLLLSGYLTFRLTGTFVDSIGCQVGYIPFDYKNLRWAPSWDWKWRVLPMDPSLLPDLVPQSETLGIITREAAEATGIPGGIPLIAAAADKACEVIGCGSLEPSVGCLSYGTTATINVTNRNYMEAIPFLPAYPSAIPAHHTMEIQIYRGFWMVSWFKKEFGYPELAEAADMDVEAEVLLDRLVDHIPPGSMGLMLQPYWSPGLKLPGPEAKGAVIGFGDVHTRGHLYRAILEGLAYALREGKERIEKKTRIPITALRVSGGGSRSRNAMQTTADIFGLPTAKASIYETSGLGAAINAAVGIGIHRDFETAIREMTHTGEVYEPNLQNHRLYDQLYAQVYKKMYRQLRPFYRKIREITGYPG